One genomic segment of Brassica napus cultivar Da-Ae chromosome A3, Da-Ae, whole genome shotgun sequence includes these proteins:
- the LOC106438809 gene encoding protein PUTATIVE RECOMBINATION INITIATION DEFECT 1 isoform X2: protein MDTISLLCSAEECSIGEEFVEMVSAQLSSGALGWSRRQLHMLHCFGVLLSSEKIDINSHIRDKESLVCLLVEGLQLPSEEIRGEIFFVLYKFSALQFTEQDVDGAEILSSLSPKLLSLSLEALAKTQRDEVRLNCIALLTTLAQQGLLANSRTSPVSSMSLDEVDDDPMLTAETVTVRPCLDILFAEAIKGPLLSTDSEVQIKALDLIFHYVSQESVPSKQIEVLVEENVADYIFEILRLSECKDHVINPCLRVLDLFSLAEHSFRKKLVIGFPSVIQVLHYVGEVPCHPFQVQTLKLVSSCISDFPGIASSSQVQEVSLVLKMMLERYYSQEMGLFPDAFAIICSVFVSLMKTPSFAETPDVFKSLQDSLRHAVLVCLSLPEKDSTQISHAVYFLNEVYAYCTSPTSINNTGCIELRQCVIDVCVSHLLPWFLSDVNEVNEELILGIMESFHSILLQNSDVQAMEFAEILVSADWFSFAFGCLGNFSSDKMKQRVYQMLSSLVDVLHRQKLGSHIRDALFCLPSDPQDLLFLLGQDSSNNQELASCQFAALVIFHTGWIHNDRLADDKLVFASLEQYILVNRTSLISDSPAVLQLVNLYSICRSLQNKRYQISYSLEAERIVFHLLNEYDWDLGSCDIHLESLKWLFQQESISKGLTYQIQKISRNNLIGKEVHNVYGDGRQRSLTYWFAKMISEGDNYAATLLVNLLTHLAENGDKESDVISILNIMTTVVSKFPTASNHLSMNGIGNAIHRLVCSFRNSSMGTSFPTLLVLIFNILASVQPGVLKNDESWNAVFIKLLHYLSLRDTAITQPDHEGMMVIGILCLVLYHSSHGALLDSSRIIMVNSYLVSAINNVVDVACSRGPALTQSQDETEIWEALAFTLPLCFFSLRSLQIVLAGAVDWQTFCGPSSNLETLPVVCIQCHNLCRLMHFGTPQIKLMASYCLLELFTGLSQQIDIRKEQLRCSSSYLKSMKAVLCGLVFYDDIRVATNSALCLSMIMGWEDMEGRTEMLKTSSWYRFITEEMSVSLAMPCSASITFVNHHKPAVYVTVAMLRHKNKPAWLRSVFDESCISSMIQNLNGTNISSEIVILFRELMQAQLLNSDQVTKLNLVFLASRKQMQRNGTLDETVEEQMQRTVSSIHDHGEVCSYLVDMMLSNSFGHTSGSEATCIQKKKQVLAEMEQFSERLSTRRDYVTDSRPCKVYTRQRKRIHAK, encoded by the exons ATGGATACGATCTCTCTTCTCTGTTCCGCTGAGGAATGTTCCATCGGCGAGGAGTTTGTGGAGATGGTCTCTGCTCAGCTCTCTTCTGGTGCCTTGGGTTGGAGCCGACGACAGCTTCACATG CTCCATTGCTTTGGAGTTCTTCTGAGCAGTGAGAAGATAGACATCAATTCTCACATAAGAGATAAAGAATCTCTTGTTTGCCTACTTGTTGAAGGTCTTCAATTACCTAG TGAGGAGATCCGCGGTGAAATCTTTTTCGTTCTATACAAATTCTCTGCTCTACAGTTCACAGAACAGGATGTTGATGGAGCTGAGATTCTTTCTTCATTGTCTCCTAAGCTCCTATCCCTATCCTTGGAAGCTCTTGCTAAGACACAGAGAGATGAGGTTCGCTTGAATTGTATAG CCCTTTTGACCACATTAGCCCAGCAAGGTCTTTTAGCTAATTCACGTACAAGTCCTGTCAGCAGCATGAGTTTGGATGAAGTGGATGATGACCCCATGCTGACGGCTGAGACTGTAACAGTCAGGCCTTGTTTAGATATCTTGTTTGCTGAAGCCATCAAAGGTCCGTTGCTTTCCACTGACAGCGAGGTGCAAATAAAAGCCCTTGATCTTATCTTCCATTATGTGTCCCAAGAGAGTGTTCCAAGCAAACAGATTGAAGTTCTGGTAGAAGAAAATGTTGCTGATTATATATTTGAGATACTGCGGTTATCAG AGTGTAAAGATCATGTCATCAACCCATGCCTCAGAGTTCTTGATTTGTTTTCCCTAGCCGAGCATTCCTTTCGGAAGAAACTTGTTATTGGGTTTCCTTCAGTCATCCAAGTGCTTCACTATGTAGGCGAAGTTCCTTGTCATCCTTTTCAAGTCCAGACACTAAAGCTTGTTTCTAGCTGTATTTCTGATTTCCCTGGGATCGCTTCAAGCTCTCAAGTTCAGGAAGTTTCTCTGGTTCTGAAAATGATGCTTGAAAGATATTATTCACAAGAGATGGGATTATTTCCGGATGCCTTTGCAATTATCTGCTCAGTCTTTGTTTCCCTAATGAAAACCCCATCTTTTGCTGAGACTCCAGATGTGTTTAAATCATTGCAAGACTCCCTAAGACATGCCGTTTTGGTCTGTCTTAGTCTCCCTGAGAAAGATTCAACTCAGATCTCGCATGCAGTCTACTTTCTCAATGAAGTATATGCATACTGTACTTCACCAACATCCATAAACAATACTGGTTGCATTGAATTAAGACAATGTGTTATAGATGTGTGTGTATCACATCTACTACCGTGGTTTCTTTCTGATGTCAATGAGGTCAATGAGGAATTAATTCTTGGCATAATGGAAAGCTTTCACTCCATTCTTCTTCAGAATTCAGATGTTCAGGCCATGGAGTTTGCGGAGATACTTGTTTCAGCAGATTGGTTCAGCTTTGCATTTGGATGTCTAGGAAACTTCTCTAGTGATAAGATGAAACAGAGGGTATATCAGATGCTCAGTTCCCTTGTCGATGTTCTTCACAGACAGAAATTGGGGTCGCATATCAGAGATGCTCTTTTCTGTCTTCCTTCTGATCCACAAGATTTGCTGTTTTTGCTCGGGCAAGATAGTTCCAACAATCAAGAGTTGGCTTCTTGCCAGTTTGCAGCTTTGGTTATTTTCCATACCGGTTGGATACACAATGACAG GCTTGCAGATGATAAGCTTGTTTTCGCTTCTTTGGAGCAATACATTCTTGTCAACAGGACAAGTTTAATCTCGGATTCTCCAGCTGTGCTGCAACTAGTGAATCTATATAGTATTTGCAGGAGTCTTCAAAACAAGCGATACCAGATATCTTACAGTCTAGAAGCCGAGAGGATAGTCTTCCATCTACTAAACGAATATGATTGGGACTTGGGTTCCTGTGATATTCATCTAGAATCGCTCAAGTGGCTTTTTCAACAAGAAAGTATCAGCAAAGGTTTAACTTACCAGATCCAAAAGATTTCCAGGAACAACTTAATTGGAAAAGAAGTTCACAATGTATATGGAGATGGCAGACAGAGATCACTCACGTATTGGTTCGCAAAGATGATATCAGAAGGAGACAACTATGCCGCAACTCTTTTGGTTAACTTGCTGACCCACCTTGCAGAGAATGGAGACAAAGAGAGTGATGTTATctcaattttaaatataatgacGACGGTCGTTTCTAAATTTCCAACTGCCTCCAACCATTTATCCATGAATGGCATTGGGAATGCAATTCATAGACTCGTTTGTAGTTTTAGAAACTCATCCATGGGAACATCTTTCCCTACACTACTTGTGCTAATATTCAACATTCTAGCTTCTGTGCAACCTGGAGTGCTCAAAAATGATGAATCCTGGAATGCTGTGTTTATTAAG TTGTTACACTATTTAAGCTTGCGAGACACTGCCATAACACAGCCAGACCATGAAGGTATGATGGTGATTGGCATTCTTTGCTTGGTTCTGTACCACTCATCACATGGAGCACTTTTGGATTCTTCAAGAATTATCATGGTGAATTCGTACTTGGTATCGGCAATCAACAATGTGGTTGATGTAGCTTGCTCAAGGGGTCCAGCATTGACTCAGtctcaggatgaaactgaaatcTGGGAGGCTCTAGCATTCACATTACCTCTCTGCTTTTTCTCATTAAGAAG CCTGCAGATTGTTCTCGCTGGAGCTGTGGATTGGCAAACTTTCTGTGGCCCATCGAGCAACCTGGAAACACTACCCGTAGTCTGCATCCAATGCCATAATTTGTGCAGGTTGATGCATTTTGGAACACCGCAAATCAAGCTCATGGCCTCTTATTGTCTCTTGGAGCTGTTCACTGGACTGTCACAGCAGATTGACATTAGAAAAGAGCAACTACGTTGTTCATCGAGTTACCTTAAATCAATGAAGGCTGTTTTATGTGGTCTGGTATTCTATGATGACATAAGAGTAGCCACAAACTCTGCGCTTTGTCTGTCCATGATAATGGGATGGGAAGACATGGAAGGAAGAACAGAGATGCTTAAGACCAGCTCATGGTACAGGTTTATCACAGAAGAAATGTCAGTGTCATTGGCCATGCCGTGTTCTGCATCAATTACCTTTGTGAACCACCACAAGCCTGCGGTCTATGTAACCGTCGCCATGCTAAGGCACAAGAACAAACCGGCGTGGCTGAGAAGTGTTTTTGATGAGTCTTGCATCTCTAGCATGATTCAGAATCTGAATGGGACGAATATCAGCAGCGAGATTGTGATTTTGTTTCGAGAGCTCATGCAAGCTCAGCTATTGAACTCCgaccaagtaaccaagttgaaTCTCGTATTCCTG GCAAGCAGAAAACAGATGCAAAGGAATGGGACTCTAGACGAGACAGTTGAAGAACAAATGCAACGGACAGTTTCATCAATCCATGATCATGGTGAAGTCTGCAGCTATCTTGTTGACATGATGCTATCTAATTCTTTTGGACACACAAGTGGAAGCGAAGCAACATGCattcagaagaagaaacagGTTCTCGCTGAAATGGAACAATTCTCCGAACGATTATCAACAAGAAGAGATTATGTTACTGATTCAAGGCCGTGTAAGGTCTATACAAGACAGAGAAAGAGGATACATGCAAAATGA
- the LOC106438809 gene encoding protein PUTATIVE RECOMBINATION INITIATION DEFECT 1 isoform X1, translating into MFFLDSHVQVSDHHLLREPVAADLNHPSPSPPCANGHRSTVSLRTDQGGTFCFLCFSDLVSNPRAPTVHVSYALHQLSIALSEPTFLRTLLSSHVRFLVSPLVNALSIFDDAPIASQIMDTISLLCSAEECSIGEEFVEMVSAQLSSGALGWSRRQLHMLHCFGVLLSSEKIDINSHIRDKESLVCLLVEGLQLPSEEIRGEIFFVLYKFSALQFTEQDVDGAEILSSLSPKLLSLSLEALAKTQRDEVRLNCIALLTTLAQQGLLANSRTSPVSSMSLDEVDDDPMLTAETVTVRPCLDILFAEAIKGPLLSTDSEVQIKALDLIFHYVSQESVPSKQIEVLVEENVADYIFEILRLSECKDHVINPCLRVLDLFSLAEHSFRKKLVIGFPSVIQVLHYVGEVPCHPFQVQTLKLVSSCISDFPGIASSSQVQEVSLVLKMMLERYYSQEMGLFPDAFAIICSVFVSLMKTPSFAETPDVFKSLQDSLRHAVLVCLSLPEKDSTQISHAVYFLNEVYAYCTSPTSINNTGCIELRQCVIDVCVSHLLPWFLSDVNEVNEELILGIMESFHSILLQNSDVQAMEFAEILVSADWFSFAFGCLGNFSSDKMKQRVYQMLSSLVDVLHRQKLGSHIRDALFCLPSDPQDLLFLLGQDSSNNQELASCQFAALVIFHTGWIHNDRLADDKLVFASLEQYILVNRTSLISDSPAVLQLVNLYSICRSLQNKRYQISYSLEAERIVFHLLNEYDWDLGSCDIHLESLKWLFQQESISKGLTYQIQKISRNNLIGKEVHNVYGDGRQRSLTYWFAKMISEGDNYAATLLVNLLTHLAENGDKESDVISILNIMTTVVSKFPTASNHLSMNGIGNAIHRLVCSFRNSSMGTSFPTLLVLIFNILASVQPGVLKNDESWNAVFIKLLHYLSLRDTAITQPDHEGMMVIGILCLVLYHSSHGALLDSSRIIMVNSYLVSAINNVVDVACSRGPALTQSQDETEIWEALAFTLPLCFFSLRSLQIVLAGAVDWQTFCGPSSNLETLPVVCIQCHNLCRLMHFGTPQIKLMASYCLLELFTGLSQQIDIRKEQLRCSSSYLKSMKAVLCGLVFYDDIRVATNSALCLSMIMGWEDMEGRTEMLKTSSWYRFITEEMSVSLAMPCSASITFVNHHKPAVYVTVAMLRHKNKPAWLRSVFDESCISSMIQNLNGTNISSEIVILFRELMQAQLLNSDQVTKLNLVFLASRKQMQRNGTLDETVEEQMQRTVSSIHDHGEVCSYLVDMMLSNSFGHTSGSEATCIQKKKQVLAEMEQFSERLSTRRDYVTDSRPCKVYTRQRKRIHAK; encoded by the exons ATGTTCTTTCTAGATTCGCACGTGCAAGTCTCCGATCATCATCTTCTCCGCGAACCTGTGGCGGCGGACCTCAACCATCCATCTCCCTCTCCGCCATGTGCCAACGGCCACCGATCAACGGTTTCTCTCCGCACAGACCAAGGCGGAACGTTCTGCTTCCTCTGCTTCTCCGATCTCGTCTCCAATCCACGCGCCCCCACCGTCCACGTCTCCTACGCGCTTCACCAGCTCTCGATCGCTCTCTCCGAGCCTACCTTCCTCCGAACACTACTCTCCTCACACGTTCGCTTCCTCGTATCGCCTCTCGTCAACGCTCTCTCAATCTTCGATGATGCTCCGATCGCGAGCCAGATTATGGATACGATCTCTCTTCTCTGTTCCGCTGAGGAATGTTCCATCGGCGAGGAGTTTGTGGAGATGGTCTCTGCTCAGCTCTCTTCTGGTGCCTTGGGTTGGAGCCGACGACAGCTTCACATG CTCCATTGCTTTGGAGTTCTTCTGAGCAGTGAGAAGATAGACATCAATTCTCACATAAGAGATAAAGAATCTCTTGTTTGCCTACTTGTTGAAGGTCTTCAATTACCTAG TGAGGAGATCCGCGGTGAAATCTTTTTCGTTCTATACAAATTCTCTGCTCTACAGTTCACAGAACAGGATGTTGATGGAGCTGAGATTCTTTCTTCATTGTCTCCTAAGCTCCTATCCCTATCCTTGGAAGCTCTTGCTAAGACACAGAGAGATGAGGTTCGCTTGAATTGTATAG CCCTTTTGACCACATTAGCCCAGCAAGGTCTTTTAGCTAATTCACGTACAAGTCCTGTCAGCAGCATGAGTTTGGATGAAGTGGATGATGACCCCATGCTGACGGCTGAGACTGTAACAGTCAGGCCTTGTTTAGATATCTTGTTTGCTGAAGCCATCAAAGGTCCGTTGCTTTCCACTGACAGCGAGGTGCAAATAAAAGCCCTTGATCTTATCTTCCATTATGTGTCCCAAGAGAGTGTTCCAAGCAAACAGATTGAAGTTCTGGTAGAAGAAAATGTTGCTGATTATATATTTGAGATACTGCGGTTATCAG AGTGTAAAGATCATGTCATCAACCCATGCCTCAGAGTTCTTGATTTGTTTTCCCTAGCCGAGCATTCCTTTCGGAAGAAACTTGTTATTGGGTTTCCTTCAGTCATCCAAGTGCTTCACTATGTAGGCGAAGTTCCTTGTCATCCTTTTCAAGTCCAGACACTAAAGCTTGTTTCTAGCTGTATTTCTGATTTCCCTGGGATCGCTTCAAGCTCTCAAGTTCAGGAAGTTTCTCTGGTTCTGAAAATGATGCTTGAAAGATATTATTCACAAGAGATGGGATTATTTCCGGATGCCTTTGCAATTATCTGCTCAGTCTTTGTTTCCCTAATGAAAACCCCATCTTTTGCTGAGACTCCAGATGTGTTTAAATCATTGCAAGACTCCCTAAGACATGCCGTTTTGGTCTGTCTTAGTCTCCCTGAGAAAGATTCAACTCAGATCTCGCATGCAGTCTACTTTCTCAATGAAGTATATGCATACTGTACTTCACCAACATCCATAAACAATACTGGTTGCATTGAATTAAGACAATGTGTTATAGATGTGTGTGTATCACATCTACTACCGTGGTTTCTTTCTGATGTCAATGAGGTCAATGAGGAATTAATTCTTGGCATAATGGAAAGCTTTCACTCCATTCTTCTTCAGAATTCAGATGTTCAGGCCATGGAGTTTGCGGAGATACTTGTTTCAGCAGATTGGTTCAGCTTTGCATTTGGATGTCTAGGAAACTTCTCTAGTGATAAGATGAAACAGAGGGTATATCAGATGCTCAGTTCCCTTGTCGATGTTCTTCACAGACAGAAATTGGGGTCGCATATCAGAGATGCTCTTTTCTGTCTTCCTTCTGATCCACAAGATTTGCTGTTTTTGCTCGGGCAAGATAGTTCCAACAATCAAGAGTTGGCTTCTTGCCAGTTTGCAGCTTTGGTTATTTTCCATACCGGTTGGATACACAATGACAG GCTTGCAGATGATAAGCTTGTTTTCGCTTCTTTGGAGCAATACATTCTTGTCAACAGGACAAGTTTAATCTCGGATTCTCCAGCTGTGCTGCAACTAGTGAATCTATATAGTATTTGCAGGAGTCTTCAAAACAAGCGATACCAGATATCTTACAGTCTAGAAGCCGAGAGGATAGTCTTCCATCTACTAAACGAATATGATTGGGACTTGGGTTCCTGTGATATTCATCTAGAATCGCTCAAGTGGCTTTTTCAACAAGAAAGTATCAGCAAAGGTTTAACTTACCAGATCCAAAAGATTTCCAGGAACAACTTAATTGGAAAAGAAGTTCACAATGTATATGGAGATGGCAGACAGAGATCACTCACGTATTGGTTCGCAAAGATGATATCAGAAGGAGACAACTATGCCGCAACTCTTTTGGTTAACTTGCTGACCCACCTTGCAGAGAATGGAGACAAAGAGAGTGATGTTATctcaattttaaatataatgacGACGGTCGTTTCTAAATTTCCAACTGCCTCCAACCATTTATCCATGAATGGCATTGGGAATGCAATTCATAGACTCGTTTGTAGTTTTAGAAACTCATCCATGGGAACATCTTTCCCTACACTACTTGTGCTAATATTCAACATTCTAGCTTCTGTGCAACCTGGAGTGCTCAAAAATGATGAATCCTGGAATGCTGTGTTTATTAAG TTGTTACACTATTTAAGCTTGCGAGACACTGCCATAACACAGCCAGACCATGAAGGTATGATGGTGATTGGCATTCTTTGCTTGGTTCTGTACCACTCATCACATGGAGCACTTTTGGATTCTTCAAGAATTATCATGGTGAATTCGTACTTGGTATCGGCAATCAACAATGTGGTTGATGTAGCTTGCTCAAGGGGTCCAGCATTGACTCAGtctcaggatgaaactgaaatcTGGGAGGCTCTAGCATTCACATTACCTCTCTGCTTTTTCTCATTAAGAAG CCTGCAGATTGTTCTCGCTGGAGCTGTGGATTGGCAAACTTTCTGTGGCCCATCGAGCAACCTGGAAACACTACCCGTAGTCTGCATCCAATGCCATAATTTGTGCAGGTTGATGCATTTTGGAACACCGCAAATCAAGCTCATGGCCTCTTATTGTCTCTTGGAGCTGTTCACTGGACTGTCACAGCAGATTGACATTAGAAAAGAGCAACTACGTTGTTCATCGAGTTACCTTAAATCAATGAAGGCTGTTTTATGTGGTCTGGTATTCTATGATGACATAAGAGTAGCCACAAACTCTGCGCTTTGTCTGTCCATGATAATGGGATGGGAAGACATGGAAGGAAGAACAGAGATGCTTAAGACCAGCTCATGGTACAGGTTTATCACAGAAGAAATGTCAGTGTCATTGGCCATGCCGTGTTCTGCATCAATTACCTTTGTGAACCACCACAAGCCTGCGGTCTATGTAACCGTCGCCATGCTAAGGCACAAGAACAAACCGGCGTGGCTGAGAAGTGTTTTTGATGAGTCTTGCATCTCTAGCATGATTCAGAATCTGAATGGGACGAATATCAGCAGCGAGATTGTGATTTTGTTTCGAGAGCTCATGCAAGCTCAGCTATTGAACTCCgaccaagtaaccaagttgaaTCTCGTATTCCTG GCAAGCAGAAAACAGATGCAAAGGAATGGGACTCTAGACGAGACAGTTGAAGAACAAATGCAACGGACAGTTTCATCAATCCATGATCATGGTGAAGTCTGCAGCTATCTTGTTGACATGATGCTATCTAATTCTTTTGGACACACAAGTGGAAGCGAAGCAACATGCattcagaagaagaaacagGTTCTCGCTGAAATGGAACAATTCTCCGAACGATTATCAACAAGAAGAGATTATGTTACTGATTCAAGGCCGTGTAAGGTCTATACAAGACAGAGAAAGAGGATACATGCAAAATGA